Proteins from one Deltaproteobacteria bacterium genomic window:
- a CDS encoding FAA hydrolase family protein, which produces MKFATIKPDGLAIVHNDTLIPISGVLPKGSTMLDLIAQYDQIKGALADLAAKGGGVKLDAKLLKAPVERPSKIYAAAGNYKRGTSGLDAGRGRGSASTISPEELLENIFLKPPSAICGPEDNIVIPKDAESIFPELELCVVIGKKVRHASKAQAMDAVFGYTIMQDVTARGYGKSKNMGGTRSVRKGFETFAPIGPWITTKDEIADPHNLWMKLWINGELKQSAKTDAMINDIPTLISFLSEVTTLYPGDLLTSGNPDAPEFQEKLKPGDVLKSEIEGIGAMNQGVAKEN; this is translated from the coding sequence ATGAAATTTGCCACCATCAAACCTGACGGCCTCGCGATCGTTCACAACGACACGCTGATTCCCATCAGCGGCGTATTACCCAAGGGCTCGACCATGCTCGATTTGATCGCCCAATACGATCAAATAAAAGGCGCCTTAGCCGATCTCGCCGCCAAAGGCGGCGGGGTCAAGCTCGATGCCAAGTTACTCAAAGCACCGGTGGAGCGACCGTCGAAGATCTATGCCGCGGCCGGCAACTACAAGCGCGGCACCAGCGGACTCGACGCCGGCCGCGGCCGCGGCTCGGCATCAACGATATCGCCGGAAGAACTGCTAGAAAATATTTTCTTAAAACCGCCGTCAGCCATCTGTGGCCCCGAAGATAATATTGTTATCCCGAAAGACGCCGAGTCGATTTTCCCCGAGCTTGAACTTTGCGTGGTCATCGGCAAAAAAGTGCGCCACGCGAGCAAAGCCCAAGCCATGGATGCCGTGTTCGGCTATACCATCATGCAAGATGTCACCGCGCGCGGCTATGGCAAAAGCAAAAATATGGGCGGCACGCGCAGTGTCCGCAAAGGATTCGAGACCTTCGCCCCCATCGGCCCGTGGATCACGACCAAAGATGAAATCGCCGATCCGCACAATCTGTGGATGAAGCTATGGATCAACGGCGAGCTTAAACAATCGGCCAAGACCGACGCCATGATCAACGACATTCCGACCTTGATCAGCTTTCTATCTGAAGTCACCACGCTCTATCCTGGCGATCTATTGACCTCCGGCAATCCCGACGCGCCGGAGTTTCAAGAAAAGTTGAAACCCGGCGATGTTCTGAAATCGGAGATCGAGGGCATCGGCGCCATGAACCAAGGCGTCGCCAAAGAGAACTAG
- a CDS encoding RDD family protein, which translates to MNCQNCDAVVAADAEQCEKCGARLLLKRRVIFGAPSAAEFRLTSEAAPVEIDEPAKEDPEWQFPAPTELPEVVAPALTPSAAAPAPQYGGFFRRLGAFAIDWLMIGMFATLMALMAWIGYKVGLAAHGRMFSYDKARPLVVMLVFGWLLLATAYFVMFHGMEGKTIGKWLFGLRVVSAERRTISSRRALLRWIGSMGFGCATFGLSFLWILWSSEKRGWHDFLARTWVIRD; encoded by the coding sequence ATGAACTGCCAAAATTGTGATGCGGTCGTGGCAGCCGACGCTGAGCAGTGTGAAAAGTGCGGCGCCCGGTTGCTGCTCAAGCGCAGAGTTATTTTCGGCGCACCGAGCGCCGCCGAGTTTCGTTTAACTTCGGAGGCGGCGCCCGTCGAAATCGACGAGCCAGCGAAAGAAGATCCCGAGTGGCAGTTTCCGGCGCCTACTGAGTTGCCCGAAGTTGTCGCGCCGGCGTTAACTCCGAGTGCAGCCGCGCCGGCGCCGCAATACGGCGGTTTTTTTCGCCGGCTCGGCGCCTTCGCCATCGATTGGCTGATGATTGGAATGTTCGCCACATTGATGGCGCTCATGGCGTGGATCGGTTACAAGGTGGGCTTGGCCGCCCATGGCCGGATGTTTTCCTATGACAAAGCGCGACCCTTGGTGGTGATGCTAGTTTTTGGTTGGCTACTTTTGGCGACTGCCTACTTCGTCATGTTTCATGGCATGGAAGGCAAGACCATCGGCAAGTGGTTGTTCGGTTTGCGCGTCGTCAGTGCGGAGCGGAGGACGATTTCCTCTCGGCGCGCGCTGCTGCGCTGGATCGGTTCCATGGGATTCGGTTGCGCCACTTTCGGCCTGAGTTTTCTCTGGATACTTTGGAGTTCGGAAAAACGTGGTTGGCATGATTTCTTGGCGCGCACTTGGGTGATTCGAGATTAA
- a CDS encoding DUF1015 domain-containing protein gives MLRIAPFRGVFYNPKKFRDLNKVIAPPYDIISKEEQEKLYKKSPHNFVRLDLSQEPDSYNTVAQLLGEWRSQGILERDETPAIYFLAHRFKLKDGEEKLRHGFFALVQLQDLDTGDIRPHEKTLDAPKEDRLKLMLACQSQLSPIFALYDDAKQSINRLLIIAVEGVAPALEFELDNGEECKLWRITDPAIVEKVQLAMREQTLLIADGHHRYEATLRYRDQMRAERGHFTGNEAFNYIIAYCANMSDDNVAILPTHRLVRGFTHKPFLELEEALQTYFYVEQHPKTPDGKNSFLKALKRAAKKHRVIGASFKRDPRYLILRLKNKRVMQRMAKELSAPLRELDVSTLHLLILEHILALTPEHQVNGETIRYSQDEEAVLQALEKEDYQATFILAATKKEEIQAIVAGGEKMPQKSTYFYPKLSSGLIVNQIDADEQIE, from the coding sequence ATGCTACGCATCGCCCCGTTCCGCGGAGTTTTTTACAATCCAAAAAAGTTTCGCGATTTGAACAAAGTCATCGCGCCGCCGTATGACATCATCTCGAAAGAGGAACAAGAAAAGCTCTATAAAAAATCGCCGCACAATTTCGTGCGGCTGGATTTGAGCCAGGAGCCCGACTCCTACAACACCGTGGCCCAGCTACTCGGCGAATGGCGCAGCCAGGGAATTCTCGAGCGCGACGAAACACCGGCGATCTATTTCTTAGCCCATCGCTTCAAGCTCAAAGATGGCGAGGAGAAACTACGCCACGGCTTTTTCGCCCTCGTGCAGCTGCAAGATCTCGATACGGGCGACATCCGGCCCCACGAAAAAACCCTCGATGCGCCGAAGGAAGACCGGCTAAAACTCATGCTCGCGTGTCAGTCGCAGCTGAGTCCGATCTTCGCGCTGTACGACGACGCCAAGCAGAGCATCAATCGCTTGCTAATCATCGCGGTCGAAGGCGTGGCGCCGGCGCTGGAATTCGAACTCGACAACGGCGAGGAGTGCAAACTCTGGCGCATCACCGACCCGGCGATCGTCGAAAAAGTCCAGCTCGCGATGCGAGAGCAAACCTTGCTGATCGCCGACGGCCATCACCGTTACGAAGCGACGCTAAGATATCGCGATCAGATGCGCGCCGAGCGCGGCCATTTCACCGGCAACGAAGCGTTCAACTACATCATAGCGTATTGCGCTAACATGAGCGACGACAACGTCGCGATCCTGCCAACCCACCGGCTGGTGCGCGGCTTTACGCACAAACCGTTCTTGGAATTGGAAGAAGCGCTGCAAACTTATTTCTACGTCGAACAGCATCCCAAAACGCCGGACGGCAAGAACTCTTTTCTCAAAGCGCTCAAGCGCGCCGCGAAAAAACACCGCGTCATCGGCGCCAGCTTCAAGCGCGACCCGCGCTATCTGATCCTGCGGCTCAAAAACAAGCGCGTGATGCAGCGCATGGCCAAAGAGCTGAGCGCGCCACTGAGAGAACTCGACGTCAGCACGCTCCATTTGTTGATCCTCGAACATATTCTCGCCCTGACGCCCGAGCACCAAGTGAACGGCGAGACGATTCGCTACTCACAAGACGAAGAAGCCGTGCTGCAAGCTTTGGAGAAAGAAGACTATCAGGCCACGTTCATTCTAGCCGCCACCAAGAAGGAAGAGATCCAAGCCATCGTCGCCGGCGGCGAAAAAATGCCGCAGAAGTCGACTTACTTTTATCCCAAGTTGAGTTCCGGCTTGATCGTCAACCAGATCGATGCCGATGAGCAGATCGAGTAA
- the prmA gene encoding 50S ribosomal protein L11 methyltransferase, giving the protein MQESWLHLSVQIAAADLDALANFLVEQGAPGVVMKRRGLEAYFRRSAGDAALKQSVERYLGAMKKLHTRGAKAKLKWRVLGAANWHDSWRRFIKARRVGKEFWVTPPWLTPPKFRQRQVITIEPGLAFGTGTHATTRGCMEFLEQVADSLRGRPFTVLDVGTGAGILAIVAVKLGAQAVYAIDNDPLALEVARDNFAANAAAGRVQLSGANLSGIRKIFSVVVANVTAETIIELAAALDKKVGAKGFLILSGILQPKANAVVHCFQKNFRVVRQKRGREWATLLLQRK; this is encoded by the coding sequence GTGCAAGAATCTTGGCTTCATCTTTCGGTTCAAATCGCCGCCGCCGATCTCGATGCCCTGGCGAATTTCTTAGTCGAACAGGGCGCCCCCGGCGTGGTCATGAAGCGGCGCGGTCTGGAAGCTTACTTTCGCCGTTCGGCCGGCGACGCCGCGCTCAAACAATCCGTCGAGCGCTATCTCGGCGCCATGAAAAAATTGCACACGCGCGGCGCCAAGGCGAAGCTCAAGTGGCGGGTGCTCGGCGCGGCCAATTGGCACGATTCCTGGCGCCGTTTTATCAAAGCGCGGCGGGTCGGCAAAGAGTTCTGGGTGACGCCGCCGTGGCTGACGCCGCCAAAATTTCGCCAGCGGCAAGTCATCACTATTGAGCCAGGCTTGGCCTTCGGCACCGGCACTCACGCGACGACGCGTGGCTGCATGGAATTTCTCGAGCAGGTTGCCGACTCTCTGCGCGGCCGGCCGTTCACCGTCTTGGACGTCGGCACCGGCGCCGGCATCTTGGCGATTGTTGCAGTGAAGTTGGGCGCCCAAGCAGTTTATGCTATCGACAACGATCCGCTGGCCCTCGAAGTGGCGCGGGATAATTTCGCCGCCAACGCCGCCGCCGGCCGGGTGCAGCTCTCCGGCGCCAATCTCAGCGGTATCAGGAAAATTTTTTCTGTTGTGGTCGCCAACGTCACCGCCGAGACGATCATCGAGCTGGCTGCGGCGTTGGATAAAAAGGTTGGCGCCAAAGGATTTCTGATTCTCTCGGGTATATTACAACCAAAGGCGAATGCGGTCGTACATTGTTTCCAGAAAAACTTCCGCGTCGTCCGCCAAAAGCGCGGCCGAGAGTGGGCGACCTTGCTGTTACAGCGAAAGTAA
- a CDS encoding helix-turn-helix domain-containing protein: MTTHESNSVLAEALAAIIKPIVKEAVREAMAMNPSGMAQSVAVNKSFLTVKQAAETSGLGASTIRLAIRRRKLRAQKVGRRVLVKRGDLENFLEAEPIAVFTE, encoded by the coding sequence ATGACCACTCACGAATCAAATAGCGTGCTGGCCGAAGCCCTAGCCGCGATCATCAAACCGATAGTGAAAGAGGCGGTGCGGGAGGCGATGGCGATGAACCCCAGCGGAATGGCGCAGAGCGTGGCGGTGAACAAATCTTTTCTCACCGTGAAACAAGCCGCCGAAACTTCCGGCTTGGGCGCTTCGACGATCCGCTTGGCGATCCGGCGGCGGAAACTACGAGCGCAAAAAGTCGGTCGGCGCGTGCTGGTCAAACGGGGAGACTTGGAAAATTTCCTTGAGGCGGAGCCGATAGCAGTTTTTACAGAATAA
- a CDS encoding glutathione synthase, whose protein sequence is MAKLKIGVVMDPVDRINIDKDTTFVLMMEAQRRGHEIYFMEVDDLFVRGGAVHGRYRRLQLARATPHYELGDFAAGALEDFDSVWMRKDPPFDMKFFFATHLLSLIDQGKCFVMNNPKGLREANEKLYALRFPEQIPQTMVTSNMERLKTFMGELGGELIVKPLDGCGGSGVFYLNEQDRNTNAILEAATDNGRRLVMGQRYLPEIRQGDKRIIVLNGEPLGAVLRVPLESETRGNIHVGGTCVKAPVTERDLEICAALAPLLRADGLYFVGLDVIGSFLTEVNVTSPTGIQEINALDGVCLESQVIDFVERKVEKIPRF, encoded by the coding sequence ATGGCAAAGCTCAAAATCGGCGTCGTGATGGATCCCGTCGATCGGATCAATATCGACAAGGACACTACTTTTGTTTTGATGATGGAAGCGCAACGGCGCGGCCATGAAATCTATTTCATGGAAGTCGACGACCTGTTCGTGCGCGGCGGGGCGGTGCATGGACGGTATCGCCGACTACAGCTGGCGCGCGCCACGCCGCATTACGAATTAGGCGATTTCGCCGCTGGCGCACTGGAAGACTTCGATAGCGTGTGGATGCGCAAGGATCCACCCTTCGATATGAAATTTTTCTTTGCCACCCATTTGCTCAGTCTAATCGATCAAGGCAAATGTTTTGTCATGAACAATCCCAAGGGACTGCGCGAAGCGAATGAAAAACTCTATGCGCTACGTTTTCCCGAGCAGATCCCGCAAACCATGGTGACGAGCAACATGGAGCGGCTCAAAACGTTCATGGGCGAATTGGGCGGCGAGCTGATCGTCAAGCCGCTCGACGGTTGCGGCGGCAGCGGCGTGTTTTATCTGAACGAGCAGGACCGCAACACCAATGCGATTTTGGAAGCGGCCACCGACAACGGCCGGCGCTTGGTCATGGGCCAGCGTTACCTGCCGGAAATACGCCAAGGCGATAAGCGAATCATCGTGCTCAACGGCGAGCCCTTGGGCGCGGTGTTGCGCGTGCCTTTGGAGTCCGAGACTCGCGGCAATATTCATGTCGGGGGCACTTGCGTCAAAGCTCCTGTTACAGAGCGGGACCTAGAGATCTGCGCCGCGTTGGCGCCACTACTCAGAGCCGATGGTCTGTATTTCGTCGGTCTCGACGTCATCGGTAGTTTTCTCACTGAAGTCAACGTCACCAGCCCGACCGGCATCCAAGAAATCAACGCGCTCGACGGCGTCTGTCTTGAGAGCCAAGTGATCGACTTTGTCGAACGAAAAGTGGAAAAAATCCCGCGATTCTAG
- a CDS encoding 16S rRNA (uracil(1498)-N(3))-methyltransferase, with amino-acid sequence MARFFLPRKQIHDGHGNVEGQELEHLRKVLRLKVGDRITVFDDGGWEHDAVILSLSETQGRIEILHSSEAQRESPLQITLAVALTKGDKLDFVVEKATELGVQKIVPFASAFAVPKLDARKIAARTERWQKIALSATKQCGRTRVPEVEPLCSLPELLARSELAALKLFFWEKESERSLRHLHGQFPSAQTMLLTIGPEGGFSADEVELARRCGFEIAHLGRRILRAETAALTALSLVQFLWGDLA; translated from the coding sequence ATGGCGCGCTTCTTTCTGCCCAGAAAACAGATTCACGACGGCCACGGCAACGTCGAAGGCCAAGAGCTAGAACATCTGCGCAAGGTGCTGCGTCTCAAAGTCGGCGATCGCATTACCGTCTTCGACGACGGCGGTTGGGAACATGACGCGGTGATTCTGTCGCTGAGCGAAACTCAGGGGCGGATTGAAATTCTCCACTCCAGCGAAGCGCAGCGGGAATCGCCGTTGCAAATCACTTTGGCTGTGGCATTGACCAAAGGCGATAAGCTCGACTTCGTGGTGGAAAAAGCCACCGAGCTTGGGGTCCAGAAGATCGTGCCCTTTGCGTCGGCCTTCGCCGTGCCCAAACTCGACGCGCGGAAAATCGCCGCGCGCACCGAGCGCTGGCAAAAAATCGCCTTGAGCGCGACCAAACAATGCGGCCGCACGCGAGTGCCGGAAGTTGAGCCGTTGTGCAGCTTGCCAGAATTGCTGGCGCGCTCGGAGTTGGCGGCGCTCAAATTATTTTTTTGGGAGAAAGAAAGCGAGCGGTCGCTGCGCCATTTGCATGGCCAGTTTCCCAGCGCGCAGACCATGCTGCTGACCATCGGTCCCGAAGGCGGCTTTAGCGCCGATGAGGTCGAGCTGGCTCGGCGTTGCGGCTTTGAAATAGCCCATTTGGGCCGGCGCATTTTGCGCGCCGAGACCGCGGCGCTGACGGCGCTCTCGCTGGTGCAGTTTCTCTGGGGTGATTTGGCGTGA